One Phocaeicola dorei genomic region harbors:
- a CDS encoding uracil-DNA glycosylase has product MNVQIEESWKQHLAPEFEKDYFIKLTEFVRSEYQTTTIYPPGRFIFNAFNLCPFNKVKVVIIGQDPYHGPGQAHGLCFSVNDGVPFPPSLQNIFKEIQSDLGAPIPTSGNLTRWANQGVLLLNATLTVRAHQAGSHQRRGWEEFTDAAIRILAEQRENIVFILWGSYAQKKGAFIDRNKHLVLASAHPSPLSAYNGFFGNKHFSRTNEYLQAHGQTPIEW; this is encoded by the coding sequence ATGAACGTACAAATAGAAGAAAGCTGGAAACAACATCTGGCACCCGAATTTGAAAAAGATTACTTTATCAAACTCACAGAGTTTGTAAGAAGCGAATACCAGACTACCACTATTTACCCACCGGGTAGATTTATATTCAACGCCTTCAATCTGTGCCCGTTTAATAAAGTGAAAGTCGTCATTATCGGCCAAGACCCCTACCATGGTCCCGGCCAGGCGCACGGACTCTGCTTTTCCGTTAATGACGGAGTACCTTTTCCCCCTTCCCTACAAAATATTTTCAAAGAAATACAAAGCGATTTGGGTGCTCCCATCCCCACTTCAGGCAATCTGACCCGCTGGGCGAATCAAGGAGTATTATTACTCAATGCCACACTGACAGTCCGTGCCCATCAAGCAGGCTCTCATCAACGACGGGGCTGGGAGGAATTTACAGATGCCGCCATCCGTATACTGGCAGAACAACGTGAAAATATTGTATTCATCTTATGGGGATCTTATGCACAGAAAAAAGGAGCCTTCATAGACCGCAACAAACACCTGGTACTGGCTTCCGCACATCCGTCACCCCTGTCAGCCTATAATGGTTTCTTTGGCAACAAGCACTTCAGCCGCACCAACGAATACTTGCAAGCACACGGGCAAACACCGATTGAGTGGTAG
- a CDS encoding putative LPS assembly protein LptD, with the protein MTPLKRHRFITFLLLFACLLLSLSTGAQRRKRNSASGNDSLKVDSTLVDTLSIDTVAPKKKQPLDAPVIYEANDSIVFTEGGYAHLYGDGKVNYEKIELTSAVITMNMDSSTVYARGVPDSVGVEKGTPIFKDGETPYESKIMRYNFKSKKGFINNIVTQQGEGYVTSEESKKGSNDELYLRHGRYTTCDNHEHPHFYLKLSMAKVRPKKNVVFGPAQLVVEDVPLPLAIPFGFFPFNSSYSSGFIMPTYGDEMNRGFYLRDGGYYFAISDRMDLKVLGEIFTKGSWGLSTQSNYNKRYRYSGNFNASYLVTKTGEKNMPDYMVTKDFRIAWSHRQDAKASPNSSFSANVNFATSSYDQRNLSSLYNPQQYSNNTKTSSVSYSRNFPEIGLNLSSTFNISQNTRDSSISVTLPDLNISLNRIYPFKRKKAVGDERWYEKISLQYTGQVTNSINTKDNLILKQGLNKWTNGMQHKIPISATFTLFKYINIVPSFNYTERWYMRKVEQSYDPSAPNNVRRDTINGFNRVYNYDLSLQVNTKMYGFYKPWKKLFGDKIEMIRHVFTPSVSMSYAPDFSTSRYGYVGTYTYTDTDGEVRTQTYNPYEGLPYSFSPSGKSENFTFSIDNNVEMKVKSDADTTGVKKISLIDQLGASISYNAAAKEKPWGNLSMNLRLKLTKSYTFNMNALFATYAYEFDKDGKVVEGNRTEWSYGRFGRFQGYSGSFSYTLNNDSWKKWFGPKDEKDSKGDKDKKNENLDEYSDDDNENKEEEDNSGLRKTEKAAIDPDGYMAFKMPWSLSLSYSYSIREDRSKQINIKTMRYPYSITHSLNVSGNVKLGSRWNVNYSSGYDFNTKEMSMTTVNISRDLHCFNMSCGLVFGPFTSYNFSIRANSSMLTDALKWDQRSNTGSAVNWY; encoded by the coding sequence ATGACGCCACTAAAACGACATAGATTTATAACATTCCTACTACTATTTGCATGCCTGTTGCTTTCTTTAAGTACGGGTGCTCAACGCAGAAAGCGGAATTCTGCATCCGGCAATGATTCCCTGAAAGTAGATAGTACTTTGGTAGATACGTTGTCTATTGATACGGTTGCACCTAAAAAGAAGCAGCCGTTGGATGCGCCTGTTATTTATGAAGCAAATGACTCTATCGTATTCACTGAGGGCGGATATGCCCATCTGTATGGTGACGGTAAGGTGAACTATGAGAAAATTGAATTGACCTCTGCTGTGATTACAATGAACATGGATAGCAGTACGGTGTATGCCCGTGGTGTTCCCGATTCGGTTGGCGTGGAAAAAGGTACTCCTATCTTTAAAGATGGCGAGACTCCGTACGAGTCAAAAATCATGCGTTATAACTTCAAGTCGAAGAAAGGTTTCATCAATAATATTGTAACTCAGCAAGGTGAAGGGTATGTAACCAGTGAAGAATCAAAGAAAGGTTCCAATGATGAGCTTTATCTGCGTCACGGACGATACACTACGTGTGATAATCACGAACATCCTCACTTTTATCTGAAGCTTTCTATGGCGAAAGTACGTCCCAAGAAGAATGTAGTATTTGGTCCTGCCCAGTTGGTGGTAGAGGATGTGCCGTTGCCTCTTGCTATTCCTTTTGGTTTTTTCCCGTTCAATAGCAGTTATTCGTCAGGATTCATTATGCCTACATACGGTGATGAAATGAATCGTGGTTTCTATTTACGTGATGGTGGATATTATTTTGCTATCAGTGATCGTATGGATTTGAAAGTGCTGGGTGAGATTTTTACAAAGGGCTCATGGGGACTTTCCACGCAGTCCAATTATAATAAAAGGTACAGATATAGTGGTAATTTCAATGCCAGTTATTTGGTAACGAAGACAGGTGAGAAGAATATGCCGGACTATATGGTTACAAAAGACTTCAGAATTGCATGGAGCCACAGACAGGATGCCAAGGCCAGTCCCAACAGTTCTTTTTCGGCTAATGTGAACTTTGCAACCAGTAGTTATGACCAGCGTAACCTGAGTAGTTTGTATAATCCGCAGCAATATTCAAATAATACCAAGACGTCTAGTGTGAGTTATTCGCGTAACTTTCCCGAGATAGGATTGAATTTGTCCAGTACATTCAATATTTCTCAGAATACACGGGACTCTTCTATCAGCGTGACGTTGCCGGACTTGAATATTTCATTGAACCGTATTTATCCGTTCAAGCGTAAGAAGGCGGTAGGTGATGAACGTTGGTACGAAAAAATCTCACTTCAGTATACCGGTCAGGTGACGAACTCTATTAATACCAAGGATAATCTGATTCTGAAGCAAGGATTGAATAAATGGACCAATGGTATGCAGCACAAAATTCCTATCAGTGCTACATTTACTTTATTCAAATATATCAATATCGTGCCTTCTTTTAACTATACCGAGCGTTGGTATATGCGCAAGGTAGAGCAGAGTTATGATCCGTCGGCACCTAATAATGTGCGGAGAGATACAATCAACGGTTTCAACCGTGTGTATAACTATGATTTGAGTTTGCAGGTGAATACCAAGATGTATGGTTTCTACAAACCGTGGAAGAAATTGTTTGGTGACAAGATTGAAATGATCCGTCACGTCTTTACTCCTTCGGTTAGCATGAGTTATGCGCCGGATTTCAGTACGTCTAGGTATGGATATGTGGGAACGTATACTTATACTGATACGGATGGAGAGGTACGTACTCAGACTTATAATCCATATGAAGGTTTGCCTTACTCCTTCTCACCCAGTGGTAAATCCGAGAATTTTACTTTCTCTATAGACAATAATGTGGAAATGAAAGTGAAATCCGATGCGGATACTACCGGAGTGAAGAAAATCAGCTTGATTGACCAGTTGGGGGCCAGCATTTCTTATAATGCAGCAGCTAAAGAGAAGCCGTGGGGAAACTTGAGTATGAATCTGCGTTTGAAACTGACCAAGAGCTATACTTTTAATATGAACGCCCTGTTTGCTACTTATGCTTATGAGTTTGATAAAGATGGTAAGGTAGTGGAAGGTAATCGTACAGAATGGTCATACGGACGTTTCGGTCGTTTTCAGGGGTATAGCGGTTCTTTCTCGTATACATTGAATAATGATTCGTGGAAAAAATGGTTTGGCCCGAAAGATGAAAAGGACAGTAAAGGGGATAAAGACAAGAAGAATGAAAATCTGGATGAGTACAGTGATGATGACAATGAAAACAAGGAGGAAGAAGATAATTCCGGCTTGAGAAAGACAGAGAAGGCGGCTATAGATCCGGATGGCTATATGGCTTTCAAGATGCCATGGTCATTGAGTTTGAGTTATAGTTATAGTATTCGTGAGGACAGAAGTAAGCAGATTAATATTAAGACGATGCGTTATCCTTATTCAATAACCCATTCATTGAATGTTTCCGGTAATGTGAAATTGGGTAGCCGCTGGAATGTGAATTATTCTTCAGGATATGACTTTAATACGAAAGAGATGTCAATGACAACGGTCAATATCAGCCGTGACCTGCACTGTTTCAATATGAGTTGTGGCTTGGTATTTGGTCCCTTTACTTCCTATAACTTCAGTATTCGTGCTAACTCCAGTATGCTGACCGATGCTTTGAAATGGGACCAGCGAAGCAATACGGGTAGTGCAGTGAATTGGTACTAG
- a CDS encoding HD domain-containing protein, whose translation MDALAIINKYYPEDNELKHILLTHSRSVADKALWIAGKHPELNLDKQFLEEAAMLHDIGIFMTDADGICCFGSYSYICHGYLGADLMRKEGFPRHALVCERHTGAGISLQSIIDQQLPVPHRDMVPVSLEEQVICFADKFFSKTHLDKEKSVEKALKSISRYGEDGIIRFNHWCECFL comes from the coding sequence ATGGACGCACTTGCTATCATTAATAAATATTATCCTGAAGATAATGAACTGAAACATATCCTGCTGACGCATAGCCGTTCGGTGGCCGATAAAGCGTTATGGATTGCCGGCAAGCATCCGGAATTGAATCTGGACAAGCAATTTTTGGAAGAAGCGGCAATGCTGCACGATATCGGTATTTTTATGACAGATGCTGATGGTATTTGTTGTTTCGGATCTTATTCTTATATTTGTCATGGATATTTGGGGGCTGATCTGATGCGGAAAGAAGGATTCCCGCGCCATGCGTTGGTCTGTGAGAGACATACGGGGGCAGGTATATCTTTGCAAAGTATTATTGACCAGCAATTGCCCGTTCCTCATCGGGATATGGTTCCGGTATCACTGGAGGAACAGGTTATCTGCTTTGCCGACAAGTTTTTTTCAAAGACACATCTGGACAAGGAAAAAAGCGTGGAGAAGGCGTTAAAGAGTATTTCACGTTATGGGGAAGATGGGATAATCCGTTTTAACCATTGGTGCGAATGTTTCTTGTAA
- a CDS encoding exo-beta-N-acetylmuramidase NamZ domain-containing protein, which produces MKTKYIFLCCLLFTFNAVTAQKVITGAEQMDHLLPILKGKRVALVVNQTSRVGETHLLDTLLAAHIQIKKVFAPEHGFRGDADAGETIKNGKDTRTGVPILSLYGKNKKPAAAQLQDIDLIVFDIQDVGARFYTYISTMQYIMEACAENRKQLVITDRPNPCDYVDGPVRQKNQKSFVGMHPIPILHGCTVGELAQMINGEGWLSNGKKCALTVIPVEGWKHGQPYSLPVKPSPNLPNDQAIALYPSLCPFEGTAISVGRGTLYPFQVIGSPDIRISSFSFRPEALEGFDKNPMYKNQYCYGNNLRHITAPKGFSLKYIITYYQAYQDLGKADKFFTRPQWFDLLIGNRTVREQITKGASEEEIRAGWQNELEAYKKMREKYLLYE; this is translated from the coding sequence ATGAAAACAAAATACATTTTCCTATGCTGCCTCTTGTTTACTTTCAACGCCGTGACCGCGCAAAAAGTTATTACCGGAGCCGAACAGATGGACCACCTCTTACCTATATTAAAAGGGAAGCGTGTAGCATTGGTTGTAAACCAAACCTCCAGGGTAGGAGAAACTCATCTGTTGGACACCCTGCTGGCAGCGCATATACAAATAAAAAAGGTATTCGCTCCCGAACACGGCTTCCGGGGTGACGCCGATGCCGGAGAAACCATCAAGAACGGAAAAGATACCCGTACAGGAGTACCCATCCTGTCCCTTTACGGTAAAAATAAAAAGCCGGCTGCGGCACAGCTACAGGATATAGACCTGATTGTGTTTGACATTCAGGATGTAGGCGCCCGTTTCTATACCTATATCAGCACCATGCAGTATATAATGGAAGCTTGTGCCGAGAACCGGAAACAACTGGTCATCACAGACCGTCCCAATCCTTGCGATTATGTGGACGGTCCTGTGCGACAGAAAAATCAGAAAAGTTTCGTGGGCATGCATCCCATACCTATTTTACACGGTTGCACTGTAGGCGAGTTGGCTCAAATGATCAATGGTGAAGGCTGGTTATCCAATGGCAAAAAATGCGCGTTGACCGTTATCCCCGTAGAAGGTTGGAAACACGGACAACCCTATTCGCTTCCGGTAAAGCCCTCTCCCAACCTGCCCAACGACCAAGCAATTGCCTTATATCCTTCACTCTGCCCGTTTGAAGGTACAGCCATCAGTGTGGGCAGAGGTACTCTTTATCCTTTTCAAGTAATCGGTTCACCGGATATCCGCATCTCCTCCTTTTCTTTCAGACCGGAAGCCTTGGAAGGCTTTGATAAGAATCCGATGTATAAAAACCAATACTGCTATGGCAATAATCTCCGCCATATCACCGCCCCGAAAGGATTCTCTTTAAAATACATCATCACCTATTATCAAGCTTATCAAGACCTTGGAAAAGCGGACAAGTTCTTTACCCGCCCACAATGGTTCGACCTGTTGATAGGGAACCGTACCGTAAGGGAACAAATCACGAAAGGAGCCAGTGAAGAAGAAATCCGTGCAGGATGGCAGAATGAACTGGAAGCCTACAAAAAGATGAGAGAGAAATACCTGCTTTATGAATAA
- a CDS encoding S26 family signal peptidase has translation MEMGMKRIANECFFAWVESEIKSGRSVKFRVKGNSMMPLLRNGKDEVVVGPYDKEELKLFDVILFRQTDRYVLHRIIQKRGSRYLMQGDGVCRFYEECEDTDIIGVVRRVCRPSGKKIETDSACWRLESRLWLGLGGCRGMVLRVLNRLGCWLLF, from the coding sequence ATGGAGATGGGTATGAAGCGGATAGCGAATGAATGTTTCTTTGCGTGGGTGGAGTCGGAAATCAAAAGTGGCAGGAGTGTGAAGTTCCGGGTGAAAGGCAATTCCATGATGCCTTTACTGAGAAATGGGAAGGATGAAGTGGTGGTGGGGCCGTATGATAAGGAGGAGTTGAAACTTTTTGATGTCATTCTGTTCCGGCAGACAGACCGGTATGTATTGCATCGGATTATTCAAAAAAGAGGCAGTCGTTATTTGATGCAGGGAGATGGCGTTTGTCGTTTTTATGAGGAATGTGAGGACACGGATATCATCGGGGTGGTGAGAAGGGTATGCAGACCTTCCGGAAAGAAGATTGAAACAGATTCCGCCTGTTGGCGGTTGGAAAGCCGTTTGTGGTTGGGACTTGGTGGATGCAGAGGAATGGTGTTGCGTGTCCTGAATAGATTGGGTTGTTGGCTCCTTTTTTGA
- a CDS encoding ABC transporter ATP-binding protein, with the protein MLKRICRLLLPDERKMGIRVVCAVFLCALLDFAGLAALLPVLFFLLDDGRDKDAALLFCLVAIVFILVKNALVAGLSRFQNHFLMSLYRRLSFSLFTSYYQRGLLFIRSRGSIRLGYEVNYICYAFSLNLLSPLLRMTGELLLILWVTAALLVYAPLTVLMLYIAFLPFMLIYGWGIRKPMRRYGEQEQQARREQSRLVTETMKGYAELELNAAFPFFQQAFAERIRKISESRLKLEMIQHLPFCLSEMAVISGLTLLTVFGTGDIKALVGVFAVAAFRLLPALRGILGGWTQVQNAVYSLRIIEEGLGDKGIEAVSPSWGQEAFSFQKEIRIEHLTYAYPESKEVLKDFCCTIRKGEYVGICGESGVGKSTLFYLLLGFVTPDKGAIRIDGRPLVDVPRQEWHRKVGYVQQEVFVLDGTLAENIALGCRFIDKEWVAEIVRQVRLDAWVDELPQGMDTPLGEGGGRLSGGQKQRVGIARALYKKAEVLLLDEATSALDNETERAVNEMLLSLMKECRGLTILTIAHRESSLAYCHRVIRLNGKDNGSNL; encoded by the coding sequence ATGTTGAAAAGAATCTGCCGTTTGTTGTTGCCTGATGAAAGGAAAATGGGGATAAGGGTGGTTTGTGCCGTATTTCTTTGCGCATTACTTGACTTTGCCGGACTCGCTGCCCTGTTGCCTGTCTTGTTTTTTCTGTTGGATGACGGGAGGGATAAAGATGCCGCCCTGTTATTTTGTCTGGTGGCAATAGTCTTTATTTTGGTGAAAAACGCTTTGGTAGCGGGGCTTTCACGTTTTCAAAACCATTTTCTGATGTCTCTTTACCGTCGGCTCAGCTTTTCTCTCTTTACTTCTTACTATCAACGGGGATTATTGTTTATACGCAGCAGGGGGAGTATCCGGCTGGGATATGAGGTAAATTATATTTGTTATGCTTTTTCTTTAAATCTTCTTTCCCCCTTGCTTCGCATGACAGGAGAACTGCTGCTTATTTTATGGGTGACGGCAGCTTTGTTGGTTTACGCTCCGTTGACGGTACTGATGCTGTATATTGCCTTTCTGCCTTTTATGTTGATTTACGGATGGGGGATCAGGAAACCGATGCGCCGTTATGGTGAGCAGGAGCAGCAGGCTCGTCGTGAGCAGTCCCGGCTGGTCACGGAAACGATGAAAGGGTATGCCGAATTGGAACTGAATGCGGCGTTTCCTTTTTTTCAGCAGGCATTCGCCGAGAGGATAAGGAAAATCAGTGAGAGCCGTTTGAAACTGGAAATGATACAGCACCTTCCTTTTTGCCTTTCCGAAATGGCAGTTATATCGGGACTGACCTTGCTCACCGTTTTCGGAACAGGGGATATCAAAGCGCTGGTAGGTGTCTTTGCTGTGGCGGCTTTCCGGCTGTTACCCGCTTTGCGCGGCATCTTAGGTGGTTGGACACAAGTACAGAATGCGGTCTATTCTCTGCGGATTATAGAGGAAGGGTTGGGGGATAAGGGGATAGAAGCAGTTTCTCCATCATGGGGGCAGGAAGCGTTTTCTTTTCAAAAAGAGATACGGATAGAACACCTCACCTATGCTTATCCTGAAAGTAAAGAGGTTCTAAAGGATTTTTGTTGTACTATTCGTAAAGGGGAATATGTAGGTATCTGTGGTGAGAGTGGCGTGGGTAAGTCTACCTTGTTTTATCTGCTTTTGGGATTTGTCACTCCGGATAAAGGCGCTATTCGGATAGATGGCAGGCCGCTTGTCGATGTGCCGAGGCAGGAATGGCATCGCAAGGTGGGATATGTGCAACAGGAAGTGTTTGTGCTGGATGGGACCTTGGCGGAAAATATTGCTTTGGGATGCCGGTTTATAGATAAGGAATGGGTAGCGGAGATAGTGAGGCAGGTGAGATTGGATGCTTGGGTGGATGAATTGCCGCAAGGAATGGATACTCCTTTGGGTGAAGGGGGAGGAAGGCTTTCGGGAGGTCAGAAACAACGGGTAGGCATCGCCCGTGCTTTGTATAAGAAAGCGGAGGTGCTTCTACTGGATGAGGCTACTTCTGCATTGGATAATGAGACTGAACGGGCTGTCAATGAAATGCTTCTCAGTCTGATGAAGGAGTGTAGGGGGCTGACTATTCTTACGATAGCCCATCGGGAAAGCTCATTGGCATATTGTCATCGTGTAATCAGATTAAATGGAAAAGACAATGGATCAAATTTATAA
- a CDS encoding nucleotidyltransferase family protein: protein MDIILDKPEQMLFALLRSALNSTKPVSEILFTDISPALWQACYKLACTQGVMALAWDGIQTLPACLQPPKALKLNWAMAVENYEKRYRRYCHTIAELSAFYKTHGITTVQLKGVGLSTYYPIPSHREGGDIDIFTYSADHSRKSDAEANRLADRLMEEKGIEVDLEHSEKHSMFYYKGIPIENHKTFINSETYHIAVKMDKLLQELLRPVSAELDGKYPIFIPSSTFNTVFLAFHAAQHYARGLALHHLCDWACLLNRYGLHIPEEVTDIRFRNMMLAMTHLCNDYLGTSVPVYGGEGLAEEILREIIRPPYTKFVPAKNKWSILVYKTKRMLHTHRACNSVLRISLCKWVGISILLHLRSPHTIFQTERK from the coding sequence ATGGATATAATACTCGATAAACCGGAGCAAATGCTATTTGCCTTGCTCCGATCCGCGTTGAACAGCACAAAGCCGGTTAGTGAAATCCTTTTTACCGATATATCTCCTGCCCTTTGGCAGGCGTGTTACAAACTAGCTTGCACTCAGGGAGTGATGGCCTTGGCATGGGACGGAATACAGACCCTGCCGGCCTGTTTGCAACCCCCGAAGGCTTTGAAATTAAACTGGGCGATGGCGGTAGAGAACTATGAAAAACGCTACCGGCGGTACTGCCATACTATAGCCGAACTTTCAGCTTTTTATAAAACGCATGGCATTACCACGGTCCAGTTGAAAGGAGTGGGCCTCTCCACCTATTATCCCATTCCTTCGCACAGGGAAGGGGGAGATATAGACATCTTCACTTATTCGGCAGACCATTCCCGGAAAAGTGATGCCGAGGCCAACCGGCTGGCAGACCGGTTAATGGAAGAAAAAGGAATAGAGGTAGACCTTGAACACTCCGAAAAGCATAGTATGTTTTACTATAAAGGTATTCCGATAGAAAATCATAAAACCTTCATTAATTCGGAAACATACCATATAGCGGTGAAGATGGATAAGCTCCTTCAAGAACTGCTACGACCCGTATCGGCGGAATTGGACGGAAAATACCCCATTTTCATTCCATCTTCCACTTTTAATACTGTATTTCTCGCTTTTCATGCCGCCCAGCATTACGCACGCGGCCTGGCGCTTCATCATCTTTGCGACTGGGCTTGCCTGCTGAATAGATACGGCCTGCATATTCCTGAGGAAGTGACGGATATTCGTTTTAGAAATATGATGCTGGCAATGACTCACCTTTGTAATGATTATTTAGGAACTTCCGTTCCTGTATATGGAGGAGAAGGGTTGGCGGAGGAAATCTTGCGGGAAATCATCCGGCCACCCTATACTAAGTTTGTTCCGGCGAAGAATAAATGGAGTATTCTGGTTTATAAAACCAAACGTATGCTGCATACTCATCGTGCGTGTAACAGCGTGTTGCGCATTTCACTGTGCAAATGGGTTGGAATTTCTATTCTGTTGCATCTGCGCTCTCCCCATACCATCTTCCAAACGGAACGAAAATAG
- a CDS encoding PqqD family protein: MKLNPHFKLRSIAGEIIIVNQGVPDTDLTRIISFNFSACLLWKRLSGKDFTLQEAALVLVESYHIPQEQAERDVVIWADALKKCSALLD; the protein is encoded by the coding sequence ATGAAACTTAATCCCCATTTCAAACTCCGCTCCATAGCCGGAGAAATAATAATTGTGAACCAAGGTGTTCCCGATACTGATTTGACCCGTATTATTTCCTTTAATTTTTCCGCTTGCTTACTTTGGAAACGACTTTCGGGAAAGGATTTCACTTTACAAGAGGCAGCCTTGGTGTTGGTGGAATCTTATCATATTCCTCAAGAGCAGGCCGAAAGAGATGTGGTGATTTGGGCAGATGCACTAAAAAAATGTTCAGCCTTACTTGATTGA